One genomic window of Mus musculus strain C57BL/6J chromosome 4, GRCm38.p6 C57BL/6J includes the following:
- the Prpf38a gene encoding pre-mRNA-splicing factor 38A, translated as MANRTVKDAHSIHGTNPQYLVEKIIRTRIYESKYWKEECFGLTAELVVDKAMELKFVGGVYGGNIKPTPFLCLTLKMLQIQPEKDIIVEFIKNEDFKYVRMLGALYMRLTGTAIDCYKYLEPLYNDYRKIKSQNRNGEFVLMHVDEFIYELLHSERVCDIILPRLQKRYVLEEAEQLEPRVSALEEDMDDVESSEEEEEEDEKLERVPSPDHRRRSYRDLDKPRRSPALRYRRSRSRSPRRRSRSPKRRSPSPRRERHRSKSPRRHRSRSRDRRHRSRSKSPGHHRSHRHRSHSKSPERSKKSHKKSRRGNE; from the exons ATGGCGAACCGTACAGTGAAGGATGCCCACAGCATCCATGGCACCAACCCTCAGTATCTGGTGGAGAAGATCATCCGGACGCGAATCTATGAATCAAAGTACTGGAAAGAAGAGTGTTTTGGACTTACAG CTGAACTTGTAGTGGACAAAGCCATGGAGTTAAAGTTCGTTGGTGGTGTGTATGGTGGAAACATAAAGCCAACTCCTTTTTTGTGTTTAACCTTGAAAATGCTTCAGATTCAACCTGAGAAGGATATCATTGTTGAGTTCATAAAAAATGAAGATTTCAA GTATGTCCGGATGCTGGGGGCACTTTACATGCGGCTCACAGGAACTGCAATTGATTGCTACAAGTACTTGGAGCCTTTGTACAATGACTATCGAAAAATCAAGAGCCAGAACCGAAATGGAG AGTTTGTGCTGATGCATGTAGATGAGTTCATTTATGAACTCCTGCACAGTGAGAGAGTCTGTGATATCATTTTGCCCCGGCTACAG AAACGGTAtgtgctggaagaagctgagcaaCTGGAGCCTCGAGTTAGTGCCCTAGAAGAGGACATGGATGATGTGGAGTctagtgaggaagaggaggaggaagatgagaag CTTGAAAGAGTGCCATCACCTGACCATCGAAGAAGAAGCTACAGAGATTTGGACAAGCCAAGGCGTTCACCTGCACTGCGCTACAGGAGGAGCCGGAGTCGTTCTCCCAGAAG GCGGAGTAGATCCCCTAAAAGAAGAAG TCCTTCTCCCCGAAGAGAAAGGCATAGGAGCAAGAGTCCACGACGCCATCGGAGCAGGTCTAGAGACAGACGACACAGGTCCCGCTCTAAATCCCCAG GTCACCACCGTAGTCACAGACATAGAAGCCACTCAAAGTCTCCTGAAAG GTCTAAGAAAAGCCACAAGAAGAGCCGGAGGGGAAATGAGTAA